In Nicotiana tabacum cultivar K326 chromosome 2, ASM71507v2, whole genome shotgun sequence, the following proteins share a genomic window:
- the LOC107821177 gene encoding fructose-bisphosphate aldolase 6, cytosolic — MSCYKGKYADELIANAAYIGTPGKGILAADESTGTIGKRFSSINVENVESNRRALRELLFTTPGAVQYLSGVILFEETLYQKTASGKPFVDVLKEGGVLPGIKVDKGTVELPGTNGETTTQGLDGLAERCQKYYEAGARFAKWRAVLKIGANEPSQLAINENANGLARYAIICQQNGLVPIVEPEILVDGSHDINKCADVTERVLAACYKALNDHHVLLEGTLLKPNMVTPGSEAAKVAPEVIAEYTIRALQRTMPAAVPAVVFLSGGQSEEEATVNLNAMNKLQTKKPWSLSFSFGRALQQSTLKAWAGKEENVQKAQAAFLTRCKANSEATLGKYAGATNLSEGASESLHVKDYKY, encoded by the exons ATGTCTTGCTACAAGGGCAAATACGCCG ATGAGCTTATTGCTAATGCTGCATACATTGGAACCCCTGGAAAGGGTATCCTTGCTGCTGATGAATCCACTGGCACAATTGGCAAGCGTTTCTCGAGCATCAACGTTGAGAATGTCGAATCAAACAGGAGGGCTCTCCGTGAGTTGCTCTTCACCACCCCCGGAGCTGTTCAGTACCTCAGCGGTGTTATCTTGTTCGAGGAAACACTTTACCAGAAGACCGCTTCTG GCAAGCCTTTCGTCGATGTCTTGAAGGAGGGTGGAGTTCTCCCCGGTATTAAAGTTGACAAGGGTACCGTTGAGCTCCCAGGAACCAACGGTGAGACCACCACCCAAGGTCTTGACGGCCTTGCAGAGCGATGCCAAAAGTACTACGAGGCTGGTGCTAGGTTTGCCAAATGGCGTGCCGTGCTCAAGATCGGTGCCAATGAGCCTTCTCAGCTCGCGATCAATGAGAACGCCAATGGCCTTGCAAGATATGCCATTATCTGCCAACAAAATGGTCTTGTACCCATTGTTGAGCCCGAGATCCTTGTTGATGGATCCCATGACATTAACAAGTGCGCTGATGTTACCGAGCGTGTTCTTGCTGCTTGCTACAAGGCTCTCAATGACCACCATGTACTCCTCGAGGGTACCTTGTTGAAGCCTAACATGGTCACTCCTGGTTCTGAAGCCGCCAAGGTTGCACCTGAGGTGATTGCTGAGTACACCATCCGTGCCTTGCAGCGCACAATGCCGGCTGCTGTTCCCGCTGTTGTGTTCTTGTCTGGTGGTCAAAGTGAAGAGGAGGCCACCGTCAACCTCAACGCCATGAACAAGCTCCAAACCAAGAAGCCATGGTCGCTTTCATTCTCCTTTGGACGTGCTCTTCAGCAGAGCACCCTCAAGGCTTGGGCCGGAAAGGAGGAGAATGTACAGAAGGCGCAAGCTGCATTCCTTACTAGGTGCAAGGCCAACTCCGAGGCTACACTCGGAAAGTATGCTGGTGCTACCAACTTGAGTGAGGGTGCTTCCGAGAGTCTTCATGTCAAGGACTACAAGTACTAG